The following are encoded in a window of Paenibacillaceae bacterium GAS479 genomic DNA:
- a CDS encoding ribonucleoside-diphosphate reductase beta chain yields the protein MKPIDLAMPEAPASGSAAPAAAPLRAVNWNRPDDDFTASFWSQNLMQFWTDEEIPLSDDKMSWMYLNDQERDTYMKVLGGLTLLDTVQGGVGMPKLVEHVEGLQRKAVLGFMGMMEQIHAKSYSSIFTTLASTEEIDAVFKWVEKHPQLQKKASIISGYYKNIQTPRDLYMAMAASVLLESYLFYSGFFYPLYLAGQGKMTSSGEIIDLILRDESIHGLYVGVLAQEVHASLSGQEQAETLQELNELLLLLHENEELYTDELYRGIGLQNEVKTFVRYNANKALMNLGLDPVFEEEDVNPIVFNGISTRTKQHDFFSKKGNGYVRTLNVEPLRDEDFVFDF from the coding sequence ATGAAACCGATCGACCTAGCCATGCCGGAAGCACCGGCCTCTGGCTCCGCCGCTCCGGCAGCAGCACCACTGCGCGCCGTTAACTGGAACCGTCCAGATGATGACTTCACGGCATCTTTTTGGAGTCAGAACCTGATGCAATTTTGGACGGATGAGGAGATCCCGCTGTCGGATGACAAGATGAGCTGGATGTACCTGAACGACCAGGAGCGCGATACGTACATGAAGGTGCTTGGTGGTCTGACCTTGCTGGATACGGTGCAAGGCGGCGTCGGCATGCCGAAGCTGGTTGAGCATGTGGAAGGGCTTCAGCGCAAAGCAGTGCTCGGCTTCATGGGCATGATGGAGCAGATTCACGCCAAGTCGTACAGCAGCATCTTTACGACGCTGGCTTCCACGGAAGAGATCGATGCGGTATTCAAATGGGTGGAAAAACATCCGCAGCTCCAAAAAAAGGCGTCGATTATTTCCGGTTACTACAAGAACATTCAAACGCCGCGTGATTTGTATATGGCGATGGCAGCTTCCGTTTTGCTGGAGAGCTATCTGTTCTACAGCGGCTTTTTCTACCCTCTCTATCTGGCTGGTCAGGGCAAGATGACGAGCAGCGGCGAGATCATCGACCTGATCCTGCGCGATGAGAGCATTCACGGTCTGTACGTCGGAGTACTGGCTCAAGAAGTGCATGCTTCGCTGAGCGGCCAAGAGCAAGCAGAAACGTTACAGGAGCTGAATGAGCTGCTGTTGTTGCTTCACGAGAACGAGGAGTTGTACACCGACGAGCTCTACAGGGGGATCGGATTGCAAAACGAAGTCAAAACTTTCGTTCGCTACAACGCCAACAAGGCACTGATGAATCTCGGCCTAGATCCGGTTTTCGAGGAAGAGGACGTCAATCCGATCGTGTTTAACGGCATTAGCACACGCACGAAGCAGCATGACTTCTTCTCCAAGAAGGGCAATGGCTATGTGCGTACGCTGAATGTAGAGCCACTGCGCGATGAGGACTTTGTATTTGATTTTTAA
- a CDS encoding ribonucleoside-diphosphate reductase alpha chain, with product MRHIELNNEIMKRGADGFFKLEKDREAVAAFMEEVRAKSPAFNNHKEKIDYLIQNDYYEDMYKLYSAHDAVAVYELAHSLEFEFPSYMAASKFYTDYAMRSNDRSQYLEHYPDRVAVTALHLGRGDAELAKSLAVSMMEQRLQPATPTFLNAGKSRRGEMVSCFLLEMDDSLNSINYNLSTCMQLSKIGGGVAVNLSKLRGRGEPIKGVEGAAKGIMPVLKLMEDAFSYADQMGQRKGSGAAYYNIFGWDIMEFLDSKKINADEKSRLKTLSIGLIVPNRFYKLAEDNQPLHVFAPYSVFKAYGTHLDDLDLDEMYDELMANPAVKKKLIMGARDMLIKIATIQLESGYPYIMNKSNANRFHALKDIGSIKMSNLCTEIYQLQETSEIGDFGEADTIRRDISCNLASLNIANVMQHGKIRETVQEGIAGLTSVSDMTRVSNAPGVVKANEEMHSVGLGAMNLHGYLAKMKLAYESPEARDFVRTFFMMLNFYSLDKSSDIAAEKNERFRDYDRSEYAKGTYFDRYLETDYRPVTDRVKEMFEGIYIPSPQDWSELKAKVARQGLYHAYRLAIAPTQSISYVQNATSSVMPIVEPIETRTYANSTTYYPMPFLSQENFFFYKSAYAMDQFKVIDLIADIQEHIDQGISAVLHVNSDVTTRELARYYLYAAKKGLKSLYYTRTNRLGVEECVSCAV from the coding sequence TTGCGGCATATTGAGCTCAATAACGAAATTATGAAACGCGGTGCAGACGGATTTTTTAAGTTAGAGAAAGATCGTGAGGCCGTTGCGGCATTCATGGAGGAAGTCCGTGCCAAGAGCCCGGCATTCAACAACCACAAGGAAAAAATCGATTATTTGATCCAGAACGACTATTACGAGGATATGTACAAGCTCTATTCTGCTCATGATGCCGTGGCTGTATATGAGCTGGCGCATAGCCTAGAGTTTGAGTTCCCTTCCTATATGGCAGCATCCAAGTTTTACACGGACTACGCAATGCGCAGCAATGACCGTAGCCAATACCTGGAGCACTATCCGGACCGCGTGGCGGTCACAGCGCTTCACCTCGGTCGCGGCGATGCAGAGCTCGCCAAGTCTCTCGCCGTTTCCATGATGGAGCAGCGCCTGCAACCAGCGACGCCAACCTTCCTCAATGCCGGCAAGAGCCGTCGCGGCGAGATGGTCAGCTGTTTCTTGCTAGAGATGGATGACTCGCTTAACTCGATTAACTACAACCTGTCTACTTGCATGCAGCTGTCCAAAATTGGCGGCGGCGTAGCCGTTAATCTGAGCAAGCTGCGTGGACGCGGTGAGCCGATTAAAGGTGTAGAGGGCGCAGCCAAAGGCATCATGCCGGTGCTCAAGCTGATGGAGGATGCTTTCTCCTATGCGGATCAAATGGGCCAGCGCAAAGGTTCCGGCGCAGCGTATTACAACATTTTCGGCTGGGACATCATGGAGTTCCTCGACAGCAAAAAGATCAACGCCGACGAGAAGTCGCGCCTCAAAACGCTGTCGATCGGTCTGATCGTACCGAACCGCTTCTACAAGCTGGCGGAGGATAATCAACCGTTGCATGTATTCGCTCCTTACTCGGTGTTCAAGGCGTACGGTACTCATCTGGATGATCTAGATCTGGACGAAATGTACGACGAGCTGATGGCCAATCCGGCCGTCAAGAAGAAGCTGATCATGGGTGCACGTGATATGCTTATCAAAATTGCTACGATTCAGCTTGAATCCGGCTATCCATATATTATGAACAAGAGCAACGCCAACCGCTTCCATGCGCTGAAGGATATCGGCTCGATCAAAATGTCGAATCTGTGCACGGAGATCTACCAGTTGCAAGAGACGTCCGAAATCGGCGACTTTGGCGAGGCGGATACGATTCGCCGTGACATCAGTTGCAACCTTGCTTCGCTCAACATCGCTAATGTGATGCAGCACGGCAAGATCCGCGAGACGGTGCAAGAAGGCATCGCCGGTCTGACTTCGGTCAGCGACATGACGCGCGTCTCCAACGCTCCAGGCGTTGTCAAAGCTAACGAGGAGATGCACTCCGTCGGCCTCGGCGCTATGAACTTGCACGGCTACCTGGCGAAGATGAAGCTCGCCTACGAAAGCCCGGAAGCTCGTGATTTTGTTCGTACCTTCTTCATGATGTTGAACTTCTACTCGCTGGACAAGAGCTCGGACATCGCAGCGGAGAAGAATGAGCGCTTCCGCGACTACGATCGCTCCGAGTATGCGAAGGGAACGTACTTCGACCGCTATCTGGAGACGGATTACCGTCCCGTTACGGACCGCGTGAAGGAGATGTTCGAGGGAATTTATATTCCTTCTCCTCAGGACTGGTCCGAGCTGAAGGCGAAGGTTGCTCGTCAAGGTCTGTACCATGCATACCGTTTGGCCATTGCGCCAACGCAAAGCATCTCGTACGTCCAGAACGCAACATCCAGTGTCATGCCGATCGTAGAGCCTATTGAGACCCGCACCTACGCGAACTCGACGACCTACTATCCAATGCCTTTCCTGTCGCAGGAGAACTTCTTCTTTTACAAGTCGGCCTACGCGATGGATCAGTTCAAGGTCATCGACCTGATTGCAGACATTCAAGAGCATATCGATCAAGGCATCTCGGCCGTACTTCATGTCAATAGCGATGTGACGACACGTGAGCTGGCCCGTTATTATCTCTATGCGGCCAAAAAAGGGCTCAAATCCCTGTACTATACCCGCACCAACCGCCTCGGCGTGGAGGAGTGCGTTAGCTGCGCGGTTTAA
- a CDS encoding protein involved in ribonucleotide reduction, which translates to MLIAYTSRTGNVRKFVSKLGYPAVQINESTTVEEPFVLVTYTTGFGEVPPAVDAFLEKNRDYLRGVSASGNRNWGTCFAGSADKVSERYEVPVVCKFELSGTTRDVEQFMREVEPLAAY; encoded by the coding sequence GTGTTAATCGCTTATACATCCCGTACCGGGAACGTGCGCAAATTCGTGAGCAAGCTTGGTTATCCCGCCGTTCAGATCAACGAATCGACAACGGTTGAGGAGCCTTTCGTATTGGTCACTTATACAACTGGCTTTGGGGAAGTTCCCCCTGCAGTTGATGCGTTCTTGGAGAAGAATCGGGATTATTTGCGGGGAGTGTCGGCCAGCGGCAACCGCAACTGGGGAACATGCTTTGCAGGCAGCGCGGATAAGGTTTCGGAACGTTACGAAGTTCCGGTTGTCTGCAAATTCGAACTGTCGGGAACGACACGCGATGTAGAACAATTCATGCGGGAGGTGGAGCCACTTGCGGCATATTGA
- a CDS encoding Uncharacterized membrane protein YdjX, TVP38/TMEM64 family, SNARE-associated domain, whose translation MFDRINGWIDALVLASGLDGPAILLLTVPLAVLQGLFGIFPFATVILINISILGIAGGLLASWLAGTVAALSVYLLFRYFFYGKVQSYFQTRMGRYERYQTSLDQYGGWMVILLRTIPIMPNNLISFMSAVAPVRFVPYFWSSLIGNLSHIWMFGILSASIIFPGTDLRTLIVSYVVFLIALGLMFGATRMTKAYRSRKKLHSVDKNSSTNLPL comes from the coding sequence TTGTTTGATCGAATAAACGGATGGATCGATGCTCTCGTGCTGGCTAGCGGCCTGGACGGACCGGCCATCTTGCTGCTGACGGTTCCCCTTGCGGTGCTACAGGGGTTGTTTGGCATCTTCCCGTTCGCCACGGTTATTCTAATTAATATATCTATTCTCGGCATTGCTGGCGGCCTGCTGGCGAGCTGGTTGGCAGGCACGGTCGCGGCGCTTTCCGTCTATCTGCTTTTCCGCTACTTTTTCTATGGCAAAGTTCAGAGCTATTTTCAAACGCGCATGGGGCGTTATGAACGATATCAGACCTCTCTGGATCAGTACGGCGGCTGGATGGTCATTTTGCTCCGGACGATTCCAATCATGCCGAATAATCTGATCTCCTTCATGTCGGCTGTTGCACCGGTCCGCTTCGTGCCGTATTTTTGGTCCTCCCTCATCGGCAACCTATCCCATATATGGATGTTTGGCATTCTAAGCGCTTCCATCATTTTTCCGGGTACTGATCTCAGGACTTTGATTGTGTCGTACGTTGTGTTCCTGATCGCGCTTGGTCTTATGTTCGGAGCCACTCGCATGACAAAAGCTTATCGGAGCCGAAAAAAATTGCATTCTGTCGATAAAAACTCATCCACAAATCTGCCTCTTTGA
- a CDS encoding S-layer homology domain-containing protein, with product MSNRLKSIKKWVVKSLVVLLAVGSGGQAVHGAAAAEPNPGNVGGYNDIKGHWAEQQLQLWVDSGWLSGYGDGKLRPDQPVKRSELAALINRAYGKEATAASALAFKDVKKESWDYSTVATAVYAGYVNGYEDGTFRPSGKVTRQEAAVMLAKASDVEGSAGAESTFIDKDALGVWSRSYVAALASQGILGGYPDGSFRPAGQLTRAEAVTAISKAVKLDSPMKEYNKAGVFGPSSGNQEVNGNVQISASGVTLQNLVIRGDLILDKGIGEGDAFLSGVKVTGKTYIRGGGVHSIHIKDSQLSDVRVDKDGSAVRLSVEGKSELGSVTVEPNAAGSVVALQSGSRILKLLLNAKTFVSGQGIINEAILRHDASDSVFEKEPLSKKVLPNPSSQPSPTPSPNVGGGGFFPGFPGNPGNPTPTPSPTGSPVPTVAPEALLMELSVGGYPLTQFPSDKTGFDPKEVEYDVYLPVDFVTGDLEVKAVASHPDIQISVTAKTSYGDILIEDKKLDSDGKVRYRQQARQEVDVFIRLESKDGKMLKGYWVRVLYDWSLAENAKITSDGSITFKGKGIEEGDMLRVYTNEGDVAPVYAIPQSASGENISIRPISKIKQDGLNGNPGSIWISLQKQGQPEQPRQKVEYDFRALAELSGGVKASAMTKEDMEAANIQFTYGVKLELDSLSPAPAGAEFVRASWSSGSHVPRTPSAEDAEVSAWNNGRLYKLNGTSTELMSYWDNEPKDFRGYFTVYYYNADKRPIGYSIVPLEVKVHLTADMLEKLIQQLPVPAPMSYFEHIDKLQRMYQALLPEEQPKVSSYPVLAQALKLKESILAQETAAKQLKSLSLSGMTLNVPFSPTVKQYNAKGLHLLEGKEIVVSLDYDSELSDVYVSSGSTGAGNTIPVQGKQYRFTLGPEFPGVLQITVKSKASGSLESYIIFTDSPYRIKLSPSGGMIQGLTQGVALHVYGSQDDTKPYYVAQGSSSNWPSLPVPGMPLPAPGVPFLMDLPFSYPVHASLTGSIWLSLQVEGQMTDRTQYKYDFTPLPEVAASGAVIAFEDDAMLSLLQSQPSIQAFSYTRLLANLAVLDPAVRYISGQIGVQPLAPTVQDARKQILYRASLPDGFLGTIGTNPAPGLSPGILYLFDAGYNPIGYVRFEYQAIPKATPQVVKYMISLIKLDGPIEYVKPIIERARAAYNLLNEAQKAEVSNYSHLLQAEANLLRP from the coding sequence ATGTCAAACAGACTTAAAAGTATTAAAAAATGGGTAGTGAAGAGTCTCGTTGTACTGCTTGCAGTCGGCTCAGGCGGACAAGCGGTACATGGAGCTGCAGCAGCGGAACCTAATCCTGGAAATGTCGGTGGATACAACGACATTAAGGGGCATTGGGCAGAGCAGCAGCTACAGCTTTGGGTCGACTCCGGATGGCTGTCCGGTTATGGTGACGGCAAGCTGCGCCCAGATCAACCGGTAAAGCGCAGCGAGCTCGCTGCGCTTATCAACCGGGCTTATGGCAAGGAAGCAACTGCTGCTTCAGCGCTTGCATTCAAGGATGTCAAAAAGGAAAGCTGGGATTACAGCACAGTAGCAACAGCCGTATATGCTGGCTATGTGAATGGCTACGAGGACGGAACATTCCGCCCTTCCGGCAAAGTGACTCGGCAGGAGGCTGCCGTTATGCTTGCCAAAGCTTCCGATGTGGAGGGTTCCGCAGGTGCTGAATCAACTTTCATTGACAAGGATGCCCTTGGAGTGTGGAGCCGATCTTATGTTGCGGCATTAGCTTCACAAGGCATACTTGGAGGTTATCCGGATGGCAGCTTCCGACCGGCTGGTCAGTTGACGAGAGCGGAAGCCGTAACGGCAATCAGTAAAGCGGTGAAGCTGGATTCACCTATGAAGGAATACAACAAGGCAGGCGTGTTCGGTCCTTCATCCGGCAACCAGGAAGTGAATGGTAACGTACAGATCAGTGCGTCCGGCGTCACGCTTCAGAATCTGGTTATCCGCGGCGATCTGATCCTTGATAAGGGGATCGGTGAAGGGGATGCCTTCCTTTCCGGTGTTAAAGTAACCGGCAAAACATACATTCGAGGTGGAGGAGTCCACTCCATTCATATTAAGGATAGCCAGTTGAGCGACGTTCGTGTGGACAAGGATGGCTCCGCTGTACGTCTTTCTGTAGAAGGAAAGAGCGAGCTTGGTTCCGTAACCGTTGAGCCGAATGCAGCAGGGTCTGTAGTTGCGCTCCAGTCCGGCAGTCGAATTCTTAAGCTGCTGCTGAACGCCAAAACTTTTGTGTCCGGCCAAGGCATCATTAATGAGGCGATCCTTCGTCATGATGCGTCCGATTCTGTTTTTGAAAAGGAGCCGCTTTCGAAAAAAGTACTGCCTAATCCAAGCTCGCAGCCAAGTCCGACTCCAAGTCCGAATGTAGGAGGAGGAGGCTTTTTCCCAGGCTTCCCAGGAAATCCTGGAAATCCGACGCCGACGCCAAGTCCAACGGGCAGCCCTGTTCCAACAGTTGCTCCGGAAGCCTTGTTAATGGAGCTTTCTGTTGGAGGTTACCCGCTTACTCAGTTTCCTTCTGACAAGACGGGTTTCGATCCTAAGGAAGTAGAGTATGATGTTTATCTTCCTGTAGATTTTGTTACGGGCGACTTGGAAGTTAAAGCCGTGGCCAGCCACCCGGATATTCAAATCTCGGTGACGGCTAAAACCTCTTACGGAGATATTCTTATTGAAGATAAGAAGCTGGACTCTGACGGTAAAGTCCGTTACCGCCAGCAAGCACGCCAGGAAGTCGATGTTTTTATTAGACTTGAATCGAAAGATGGTAAGATGCTGAAGGGGTACTGGGTCCGTGTTTTGTATGATTGGTCGCTCGCAGAAAATGCTAAAATAACCTCGGATGGTTCGATAACCTTTAAAGGTAAAGGAATTGAAGAGGGGGACATGCTGCGCGTTTACACGAATGAAGGAGACGTAGCTCCTGTCTATGCCATACCTCAATCTGCAAGCGGAGAAAACATTAGTATCCGTCCTATAAGCAAAATCAAGCAGGATGGGCTTAATGGCAATCCAGGTTCAATTTGGATCAGCCTGCAAAAACAGGGCCAGCCGGAGCAGCCGCGCCAAAAGGTTGAGTACGATTTTAGAGCGCTTGCGGAGCTCAGCGGTGGTGTAAAAGCGAGTGCCATGACCAAAGAGGACATGGAAGCGGCCAATATTCAGTTCACCTACGGGGTCAAGCTTGAGCTCGATTCGTTGTCTCCTGCACCGGCCGGCGCGGAATTTGTAAGGGCGAGCTGGAGTAGTGGGTCTCATGTGCCACGCACACCAAGCGCAGAAGATGCGGAAGTTTCGGCATGGAATAACGGACGTTTATATAAGCTGAATGGAACCTCGACTGAGCTCATGTCCTACTGGGATAACGAGCCTAAGGATTTCCGTGGATATTTCACTGTTTACTATTACAACGCGGACAAGCGTCCGATCGGGTATTCCATTGTGCCGCTTGAAGTCAAAGTACATTTAACGGCGGACATGCTCGAGAAGCTGATTCAACAGCTTCCTGTACCAGCACCGATGAGTTATTTTGAGCACATAGATAAACTTCAGCGGATGTATCAAGCGCTTCTTCCCGAGGAGCAGCCGAAGGTGTCCAGCTACCCGGTGCTTGCACAGGCTCTGAAGCTGAAGGAATCGATCCTTGCACAGGAAACAGCTGCTAAGCAACTGAAGTCACTTTCTTTGTCAGGTATGACGCTGAATGTGCCGTTTAGCCCTACAGTCAAGCAGTATAATGCCAAAGGTTTACATCTTCTTGAGGGAAAAGAGATTGTCGTAAGTCTTGACTACGACAGTGAACTTTCGGATGTCTATGTATCCTCTGGAAGTACCGGTGCAGGTAATACTATTCCCGTGCAAGGAAAACAGTACAGATTCACTCTTGGTCCAGAATTTCCGGGTGTCCTCCAAATTACCGTGAAATCCAAAGCTAGCGGAAGCCTCGAAAGTTATATCATCTTTACTGATAGCCCGTACCGGATTAAACTCAGTCCTTCGGGCGGAATGATACAAGGGCTCACCCAGGGAGTTGCGCTCCATGTTTACGGTTCTCAGGATGATACGAAACCCTATTATGTGGCTCAAGGTTCCTCATCTAACTGGCCTTCCTTGCCTGTGCCTGGGATGCCTTTACCTGCGCCTGGAGTGCCTTTCTTAATGGATCTACCATTCAGCTATCCGGTGCACGCGTCTTTGACGGGGAGCATTTGGTTGTCCTTGCAGGTCGAAGGCCAGATGACTGACCGAACACAGTATAAGTACGATTTTACACCGTTGCCTGAAGTTGCTGCTTCTGGAGCCGTGATTGCCTTTGAAGATGATGCCATGCTCTCTTTGCTTCAAAGCCAGCCATCTATTCAAGCGTTTTCTTATACGCGTTTATTAGCAAATCTAGCCGTGCTAGATCCTGCCGTTCGGTATATCTCGGGTCAGATTGGCGTACAGCCTCTAGCGCCGACTGTTCAAGACGCCCGTAAGCAGATCTTGTACCGAGCGTCTTTACCTGATGGCTTTCTAGGAACGATAGGGACTAATCCAGCGCCGGGACTTAGTCCAGGCATCCTTTATCTATTCGATGCAGGATACAATCCAATCGGCTATGTCCGCTTTGAGTATCAAGCTATACCAAAGGCTACTCCACAGGTAGTCAAGTATATGATCAGCCTTATAAAGTTGGATGGACCGATAGAATATGTTAAACCGATCATCGAACGAGCCAGAGCCGCCTACAATTTGTTAAACGAGGCGCAAAAGGCCGAAGTGAGCAATTATAGTCATTTGCTGCAAGCAGAAGCTAATCTTCTGCGGCCATAG